AATGCATGTtgagatggcttcaatcaGTCGATAAGGGACCAAGTAAACTGCCATAGCAGACATTGTCCAAATAGTCGACGGTTTGAATGTTTGTACTGTGGTGGGAGGTTCAAACCCTTGCTGGGATATCACATTCTCAGCCTCATGTCATGTAGATCCGTATATCTGCAACTGAATAGTCCGCAGCGATCCACAGTGGACGAACCCGGCATCTGAATGAACGGCAATCGTCTTTCGGAATGCGGCCCGATGGTAGTTAATCTCAAACTGCACATGGCAAAGACAAACAACTAGGCAGTCGGATCCAGGgtatatgtatgtatttaTTGATTGCAGTGGGCGTCGGGTTATTGGCGGTTGTCGTGTAATTTTAGTAACAATGTTGGCTTATGTGGTGGCTTATTGTTGTTCTGGGAATAGCTCCTGTGAAAGTGGAGAGAGACCTTCGTGGGTGAGATGGCGGAATTGAACCTGGTCGAAAATGCTCGGCAAATGGTTCCCTTTTGGGAGCTTCGGTTGAACAGATGCCCAATATCACGTCCATGGAGTATATGGGAAAATGGGTTTAGGGTTATGATTGGTTCAATAGGGTTGGGCGTTGGGGTGTGCGTTTGCCAAGAGGTAGAGATGGGATGAAAAAGTTGAGTGAATGCGGCGGGCACGTCTATGGTATGATGCTCCCAGTTTAAGATGTGTAAATTAGTACAAGGGTGCTACTTGGACGATTTCTTCTCGAGGCTGAGTGAGTGAGTTCTATAATGTGGGAGTTCATATAGGCGAAATCATACTGTTGTTCTAGTTGGCAGATAATAGACAAGGAAGCAGTGATGGCATCTCGATGCTGGATCGTCTGGGACGAAATGTAGGAATTCCAACAGCTAAAGGGTAACTGCAGCACTCGGTGTTTTTGGAATATACAGGATATCTACTTAGGTAGTAACAAAGGGAAATACTGTTGAGGCTTTCCATCATTGGAGGCTGCGTGAATCTGGCTCCGACTACTGGTGCACCGGCGATGGGAACTACACGATACGCGGATTGAGAAGCGAGAGCAACAATCTCAATTCTTTTTATAGATAAGCTTACTATAGAGCCAAACTGACACGTTTGCAGCCGGACTGTGTTtcattttttgtttcatttttcGTCTTCAATGGTAACTAATATGCAACGGTACGCATATAGGGTAGTTCTCAGCGCGACGCTTACTCCTAGTGAATCAGTTTTCAGAGAGCAACTCTTGATGAAGTAGATACAGGCTCTGTGAATACTTGGTAGCTCGATAAAGATTATTGAGCTCAATTAAAAAAACTGTCAACCCTAACCCTAGTTGTATTGCATGATAGAAGATTGCTGGTACATATACGGATACTTTGTACCGCCGATGATGTCAGCAGAAGCTACAAGTACATCACCAAACAAGACACACGGCAGTTGCAAGTCATTGATTAATGGTAGGAAAGAGACACAATCGTGTTTCCAGCCAAGGAAATTTTCTtccctcaacatcaacaacatggAAAACacagacaagaaaaagaagcatctttttttcatctcatctagTCCCCTGCACTAGTCTGGAGGCTTCAGGAGCAATTCTGTTGCACCCGAACCAGACCTGTAACACGGGGCTGGCCAGATCAACTCGCCTAGAAACGAATCGCCACGCCGCATCCCAGCTTCACCTATTTTAAGGCAAAGCCGCGCCTAATCAACGTGCCCAATACCAATCAACCAATCTCTTGGACTAGGTCTTACCAGCATGCCCGATCTTCGCGATGATCCCCGCAGCGAAAGCGGCCGAAATCCATCCTGGCCGCCACCAAGAATCTCCCTTTGGGGCAGCCGCTAGTGTCGGGAGCTGTTCTTCCCGAACACTTCTGCGACATGCCTTGCCCTGTTTCAGAcaagctgatgatgatgatgggcttgCACGACCACGCGCCCGTCTGTGCTACACGCCCGGATCTGCCTTTTCGCAGGTTTGTTTGCGGGGGCTGAGGACAGAGGCCAGAGGACAGGATGCGGTGAGTAGGCTACTTTGTAGGACGGGGTTGAATGAAACGTTGATTTGGTTTGTTGTTCGCGCTTCACGCCTTCTCCATTATCGCGCTTTCAACATCTGCATCTGTCTTTATGATATATTCGTTTACAGCTCGCTGACTCGAATAATTCTCCATTCTCAGTCAACTAAGACCCATTGCTTCGGTGTAGTCCACTCCTAGGGCTTTCAACGAATGCTCCGGCGTAATACTGGACTGCTGGTGCCTCCTATTCACTGCCACCTACTGTCTGCAGTCTACACACTTCAAacaagagagacagagagagaaatgccAGCACCGCTATTCTAGACATTATCCCTTGCATCTCCCTTCAGGAGAGAAATCTCCCTCCCTTGCATGCCCTTTTAGCAAACAACTACTGTCAACCGAAGCTGAGGAGAATACTTTCTTACTGAGGCGCATGACGAAGCCTCGCTGGCCTTCAAATACTCTGCCGGCTGGCAGCTATTTTTTGCcttcaccatcaccatctcggCTTAACGAAATTTCTATACTGTAGCACACAATCGCCATGTACCGTCAGTCCAACTCGACGCCGTTTCCGTCGGCGGTTGAGGCAACGTCACTTTTTACCTCCTGGACACCGCGGACCAGCTACTATGTAGCCGTCCTCGTTATGCTACTGGTAGCATGGCTTTTGAAGCCAAAGTCTCACTGCAGCAAGCTCAGTGTGCCCTTCTATGGAGCTTCGAAATTGAAGTGGATTTTCGATGCCGAGTCACAAATTGTTGCCAGCTACAGCAAGGTCAGATTACATACCTTTTCTATCATGTGTAGACTTGATGACTTACTTGCCCATACAGTTTCGAGACCAGGTTTATCAAATCAAGGCGACAGAGGGAATTCAAGCCATGATTCCTCCAAGGTTCATCGCCGAGCTCAAGGGATTGCCCGAGGATATCCTCAGTGCTACAGAGGCCGTAGCCGACGTAAGATACCCTGCTCCAATCCATACATATCAATAAACCCTAACTAGTGGTACAGGCTCTTCAAACGAAATACACCAAATTCTCTCCGGGTCACAACGGCGACATGCTCTCACTTCTCGTCAGAACTAGATTAACTCAGAATCTTGTCGAGTTGATCCCTCAGCTCAAGGTCGAACTGGAGCACTACATTGGTACCGAATTTCCTTCTTGCGACGACTGGACGCCTGTAAAATGGCAGCCATTCGCTTTGCGTGGAATTGCCCGACTCAGTGGCCGAGCCTTCGTCGGACCCTTTCTGAACCGAGACGAGCAGTGGATGGAGGTGTCGATCAACTTTGCCATCAACGTTTTCATGTCCGTAATCAAACTACAATTTTTCCCGGAGTGGGCTCGACCCGTCGCCCAATATGCCGTATCAGACTTGCGCAAGATTCGGCGAGATATAGAGGCCGCAAAGTCAAtgctgaagccattgcttGAGGAAAGAATACGTGATATGGAGATTTCGACCTTTCATGAGCCGCCGAATGACCTCATGCAGTGGCTTATTGAGGCTCTAcccgaggaagaaaaggcagacGTCCAGACACACGCCGAGCTACAGCTCATCCTGGCAGCCGCTTCGATTCACACCACAAACAATCTTTTGTTTGAATGCATGGCCGATCTTGCTTCACACCCTGAGGTTCAGGCGGAACTACGCGAAGAAGCCTACCAGATATTGGAACTGGAAAATGGCTGGGCTCGCAAGGAGAGcatggccaagctcaagaagctcgacaGCTTCATGCGTGAGGTTCAGCGACTCCGTGGCAATATCAGTAGGTTTCTTTATCAAGATGATTCTTTGTCCCGTTACTGACACCTTCAACAGCATCCTTTATTCGCAAAGTCTTGAAGCCAATCGACCTTTCTGATGGCACGCACTTGCCCGCAGGAACAAGAGTCCTGGCTCCCCAGGCTGGTATTTCCGTCGACGAGCAGTTTTTTCACAACCCCGAGGAGTTTGATGCGCTACGTTTTTACCACATGCGGCAAGAATCGGCCGAAGCGAGTAACCGCTGGCAGTTTACATCCCTGAACGATACGAACCTTAATTTCGGTGCAGGAAAACACGCTTGCCCTGGTCGATTTTTCGCTGGAAATGAGATTAAGCTTATTCTAGCattcttcctcatcaactaCGACGTGAGGCTGAAGAAGGGCGATGAGCGACCGAAGCCTATGGCGATGGTTATGACTAAAGGACCAGACGCCAAGGCCGAGTTTGAATTTAGACGGCGACAGTTGGCCaattaatagtaaataaaaagGGCAAAAGCATAGGGCTCCAGGTATATATGCATACGATACTGGATTGCCGGGCGTTAATGGCATGGCGTTGGGTTAAAAGTAGAATAAGCGCTATGTATGTGTAAGGAAATTTTTATACCATGATAAGATTTAAACTCGATAAAACTGAATCATACGTCCTATAATGTAAGAATTATTAAGGCATTAGAGTTGTTGTTAATGACCAAATGAGGCAAAATAGCCCTTTAGGATTGCTGGGCTTCCTCAACTCTACAGTATTTCAGGAACAAAATAGAGCCCTACGTAATCAACTCGGACGCATCACTACGTTTATAATTACTTCATCCACAAAGAGAGCTTCATAAAGGTAGCAGCATTTCTTTTGCATTGGGCATAAAACTCCCTATATAACAGAACAAAAGCTCAAAGCTAAAGCAGAATTCCCCTTATCCGGAACGCCCCATGCCATTAGTGAATCATCCCTTTAAAACCGAAACCGTACGGCGCACGAAGAGCTAGATGCAGTAGCAGCCTGATTGAGGTTCATTCGTGTAGCCTAGTAAACAAGATTTTGGCAACCAGGACTTTATACAAGCCGATATAATAATCGTtcatggctttttttttatcgAAAAAAAGATTCTGGTGCTTTACTCGTTGCGCATGTACAGACCAGCGACAAGGCAGTGGTCACGCTCGAAGGGTTCTAAGTGGTAGATATGTTAGTTTTTTGcattcttttttaataaagagGGCCGTGTATAAAAGTTAAGCGTGTTCTTACCTAGGGTGAGCTGGAATTTAGGCTTGATAGACTCGGCACGCATCTTCTGGACTTCGCTGGCAAAGACCTCAGCAGCGGGGGCTGTGCTGTCGATAcagttggccttgatggagaTCAAGACACCACCGCCCTGCTTGAGGAACCAGTTGGCGTTCATGGCAACGATACGGGCCTGATCAGGCTGGGCAACGTCGGCGAAGATGACGTCGACCATGGGGACGACCATGCGGTAGCGGACGGGCTGACGGGCATCCTCGACAATGGGGACGACGTTGGGGCGCttggcagccatggcaatGAGATCACGGCCAGAGCGGTTGGAGAACTCAACGGCGTAGACGAAGCCGGTAGGGCCAACCAGGTCGGCAACGTGAGAGACGGAAGTACCAGAGGCGGCACCAAGGTACAGAACACGAGAGCCGGGGCGAATGTAGATGTCATCCGCACCaccggcaatggcagcgcaAAGCTTGCTTCGGAAGGGGTTCCAAAGTCGGTACTCGaccttggtggtggtgcttgtGCCGTCGCTGTTCTCGACGGTCTCATCAACGCTGATGCGCTTCTCGCCGTAGACGGACTCGCCGGGGGTCAGGTTGCGGGTGGCAATGCCGTCCTCCTTGCCGCCacggacgacgaagacaCCGGGGTGACGGTGAGGCTCCTAGTTGAGCAAACAGGTCAGTCAAAACTTGTCTCTTTGGAACCAGAAGTCAGCATCTGGAGGGCAGGATTTCAACATACAATGACAACCTTGGCACCGCCCTTCATGCCACCAGGACCGCCGCGAGCACCACCGCGGCCACCTCGTCCTCCACGGGGAGGGCCGCCACGGCCGCCGCGACCGCCAGGGCCACCTCGAGCACCACCTGTGATGTCGCCTGTTAGCCTCAAAAGCGTCTTCAAATCGCAAAGCATCTCTCAGACGACGAGAATAGCATACCTCGTCCTCGAACACCGTTAGCAGAGCCACGGCCACCGCCGAAGCCTCCACGTCCGCCGCGAGGAGCACCTCCTCCAcggccaccgccgccacGACCACCTCGAGCAGTGAAAGGCGCCATGTGTGTGATAGTGGGATAGAGTGGAAAAAAGTTTTGGGATCGCCTTTCGGAAGGGATTGAGCAAGAAATGCGCAAGGTAAAGATCTGCGAGGTCAAAAGATTGAACCGAGCAGCGCGCAAGAGTATGGGAATGCAGGTGCCTGGGTTGAGTCAACACGCCCAAGTTGCCTTTGTATCGGGTCTGCCAAACACGGTTGTTTCTGAGAGACTGGCGAGAAAGAAATTTTTGAAGCTTTTCGCAAGAAGCTTTAGTCGCAGAGCCCACTTTTGGCCATTATTGGCTAGAGCTTTTCTCATTATGGAGTCCAACGCACCGACATTGTTCCGAATGGgttttggaaaaaaaaaaaaaaaaaaaaaaagttcgaCAACGATCACGTGGGGGAATCAATTGCTGAATCATCATTGAAGGTCATGTGACTTGGAGATGAATGTGTGATGAGAAGCTTGAAATCATGACAAAAACTACCAATTCACTGATACTTTCAATCAGCCATCTGCTCAAAAGCATTCAATTCAGTAAATAAGATAATCTTCAATTTTTTCTCATCGTTTTCATATAATTGATTGCTTGTCTCTGCCAATTTTCCCTGTTGCGTTTGCTGCCAAG
Above is a genomic segment from Trichoderma breve strain T069 chromosome 6, whole genome shotgun sequence containing:
- a CDS encoding fibrillarin domain-containing protein encodes the protein MAPFTARGGRGGGGRGGGAPRGGRGGFGGGRGSANGVRGRGGARGGPGGRGGRGGPPRGGRGGRGGARGGPGGMKGGAKVVIEPHRHPGVFVVRGGKEDGIATRNLTPGESVYGEKRISVDETVENSDGTSTTTKVEYRLWNPFRSKLCAAIAGGADDIYIRPGSRVLYLGAASGTSVSHVADLVGPTGFVYAVEFSNRSGRDLIAMAAKRPNVVPIVEDARQPVRYRMVVPMVDVIFADVAQPDQARIVAMNANWFLKQGGGVLISIKANCIDSTAPAAEVFASEVQKMRAESIKPKFQLTLEPFERDHCLVAGLYMRNE
- a CDS encoding cytochrome p450 domain-containing protein; translation: MYRQSNSTPFPSAVEATSLFTSWTPRTSYYVAVLVMLLVAWLLKPKSHCSKLSVPFYGASKLKWIFDAESQIVASYSKFRDQVYQIKATEGIQAMIPPRFIAELKGLPEDILSATEAVADALQTKYTKFSPGHNGDMLSLLVRTRLTQNLVELIPQLKVELEHYIGTEFPSCDDWTPVKWQPFALRGIARLSGRAFVGPFLNRDEQWMEVSINFAINVFMSVIKLQFFPEWARPVAQYAVSDLRKIRRDIEAAKSMLKPLLEERIRDMEISTFHEPPNDLMQWLIEALPEEEKADVQTHAELQLILAAASIHTTNNLLFECMADLASHPEVQAELREEAYQILELENGWARKESMAKLKKLDSFMREVQRLRGNITSFIRKVLKPIDLSDGTHLPAGTRVLAPQAGISVDEQFFHNPEEFDALRFYHMRQESAEASNRWQFTSLNDTNLNFGAGKHACPGRFFAGNEIKLILAFFLINYDVRLKKGDERPKPMAMVMTKGPDAKAEFEFRRRQLAN